From the genome of Nitrospirota bacterium, one region includes:
- a CDS encoding bifunctional riboflavin kinase/FAD synthetase, with protein MEVLHGLDAVRDGHRGAVLTIGNFDGVHVGHQKIVRAVMEEARRLQGAPTMAITFEPHPVRVLAPERGLKLLTTAEDKARLLGHYGIGHVLFIDFSREFSKLLPDDFIRDVLVQNLRARTVIVGHGYAFGKGKSGTTGLLRRRGRKYGFGVKVVRNVTRYGKVVSSSRIRIVLTNGNVKKAAELLGRPYAIEGTVVPGAGRGARLLGTPTANLATQSELIPRDGVYAVRAAVGGRPYDGVANIGTNPTFDQEALSLEVHLFGYRGGGLRGRRVRVGFIERIREERRFGSAEELKEEIQKDVERARDILSRTKTALL; from the coding sequence ATGGAGGTCCTTCACGGTCTCGATGCGGTCCGGGACGGGCACCGCGGCGCGGTGCTCACCATCGGCAACTTCGACGGCGTGCACGTGGGCCATCAGAAGATAGTCCGCGCCGTCATGGAGGAGGCCCGGCGGCTCCAGGGCGCACCCACCATGGCCATCACCTTCGAGCCCCATCCGGTGCGCGTGCTGGCGCCGGAGAGGGGGCTCAAGCTCCTGACCACCGCGGAGGACAAGGCCCGCCTCCTCGGGCACTACGGCATCGGGCACGTCCTGTTCATCGATTTCTCCAGGGAGTTCTCCAAGCTCCTCCCCGACGACTTCATCCGGGACGTCCTGGTGCAAAACCTCCGGGCGCGCACCGTCATCGTGGGGCACGGCTATGCCTTCGGCAAGGGCAAGAGCGGCACCACGGGGCTTCTGAGGCGAAGGGGGAGGAAATACGGCTTCGGAGTCAAGGTGGTGCGCAACGTCACCCGGTACGGCAAGGTGGTCAGCTCAAGCCGCATCCGCATCGTCCTCACAAACGGCAACGTGAAAAAGGCAGCCGAGCTTCTGGGCCGTCCTTATGCCATCGAGGGCACGGTGGTGCCGGGGGCGGGCAGGGGGGCCCGGCTCCTGGGCACGCCCACGGCCAACCTGGCCACCCAAAGCGAGCTCATCCCCCGAGACGGCGTCTATGCCGTGCGGGCCGCGGTAGGGGGCAGGCCCTATGACGGCGTGGCCAACATAGGGACCAACCCCACCTTCGACCAGGAGGCGCTCTCCCTGGAGGTGCACCTCTTTGGCTACCGGGGCGGGGGGCTCAGGGGCAGGAGGGTCCGCGTGGGCTTCATAGAGCGCATCCGGGAGGAGCGCAGGTTCGGCTCCGCCGAGGAGCTCAAAGAAGAAATCCAGAAGGACGTCGAGCGGGCCAGGGACATCCTCTCCCGTACGAAAACCGCACTGCTTTAA
- the coaE gene encoding dephospho-CoA kinase (Dephospho-CoA kinase (CoaE) performs the final step in coenzyme A biosynthesis.), producing the protein MLVVALTGNFGMGKSTVLELFRECGAYTLSADDIVAELLEEPSVKERVREIIGDLALDGEGRIDKRLVARIIFMDRHRREAVEEALHPLVFSRIQEALGRARAALAVVEVPLLFERGYEKKFHKSVAVYADYHTVLERMKRKGISREDVMLRHSVQLPTHEKIRRADYAIDNGGTLEETRRQVRQICASLRAASDGGN; encoded by the coding sequence ATGCTTGTCGTCGCCCTTACGGGGAATTTCGGCATGGGAAAGTCCACGGTGCTTGAGCTGTTCAGGGAGTGCGGGGCCTACACCCTGAGCGCCGACGACATCGTGGCGGAGCTTCTGGAGGAGCCTTCCGTCAAGGAACGGGTGCGTGAGATAATCGGCGACCTGGCCCTGGACGGGGAGGGCCGCATAGACAAGCGCCTGGTGGCCCGCATCATCTTCATGGACCGGCACAGGCGGGAGGCCGTGGAAGAGGCCCTTCACCCCCTGGTGTTCAGCCGGATTCAAGAGGCCCTGGGCAGGGCCCGCGCCGCACTTGCGGTGGTGGAGGTGCCCCTTCTTTTCGAGAGGGGCTATGAGAAGAAGTTCCACAAGAGCGTCGCCGTCTATGCGGACTACCACACGGTGCTCGAGAGGATGAAGCGCAAGGGCATAAGCCGCGAGGACGTCATGCTGCGCCACTCGGTTCAACTTCCCACCCACGAGAAGATACGCCGCGCCGACTACGCCATAGACAATGGAGGCACCCTGGAGGAGACGCGGCGCCAGGTCCGGCAAATCTGCGCCTCCCTGAGGGCTGCTTCGGACGGCGGGAACTGA
- a CDS encoding FixH family protein, producing MRRPVFVVFLFLLAGPAFASPGVTKHYEASRLQMGQNGVFSVELLVPEGGLAMGLNSVDVIVHDREDRDIAGAEVTVTPWMPEMGHGVHARPTVMERGGGLYTVSDLMLTMTGHWELRIGVKMGEREDQVVFDFPHVGAGEEGVEGTAPAEKLDLSRSVLSEEKVFRVSYTPSPDPPPVGRIHGWTLTVTSPEGEPVTGAKITVVGDMPEHGHGLPTEPEVTGELGEGRYLVEGMKFSMPGWWVVSFGIEAGERADSARFNLMVR from the coding sequence ATGCGGAGGCCCGTGTTTGTCGTTTTCCTTTTCCTTTTGGCCGGGCCGGCCTTTGCGTCCCCGGGGGTAACCAAGCACTACGAGGCGAGCCGTCTTCAGATGGGGCAGAACGGCGTGTTCAGCGTGGAGCTCCTCGTGCCGGAGGGAGGGCTGGCCATGGGGCTGAACAGCGTGGATGTCATCGTCCATGACCGGGAAGACCGGGACATCGCCGGAGCGGAGGTGACCGTCACCCCCTGGATGCCGGAGATGGGCCACGGCGTGCACGCCCGGCCCACCGTGATGGAGCGCGGGGGAGGCCTGTACACCGTGTCGGACCTGATGCTCACCATGACGGGGCACTGGGAGCTCCGCATAGGGGTGAAGATGGGAGAAAGGGAAGACCAGGTGGTCTTCGACTTCCCCCACGTGGGGGCCGGGGAGGAGGGCGTCGAGGGCACAGCACCGGCGGAGAAGCTCGACCTCTCCCGGAGCGTCCTCTCCGAGGAGAAGGTTTTCCGGGTCTCCTACACGCCCTCCCCCGACCCGCCGCCCGTGGGCCGGATACATGGCTGGACCCTCACGGTGACCTCCCCCGAGGGTGAGCCGGTTACCGGGGCGAAGATAACCGTGGTAGGCGACATGCCCGAGCACGGCCACGGCCTGCCCACCGAACCCGAAGTCACCGGCGAGCTGGGCGAGGGGCGCTACCTGGTGGAGGGAATGAAGTTCTCCATGCCCGGCTGGTGGGTGGTCAGCTTTGGCATCGAGGCGGGAGAGCGCGCCGACAGTGCGCGGTTCAACCTGATGGTGCGGTAG
- a CDS encoding cytochrome c peroxidase: MRRSAKGVAVLALAAWAVLLASRAVQAGEAQAWSDAQVATLRSLWLGSLSPLPDDPSNAYDTDPRAARLGRELFFDTRLSGNRRVSCATCHRADYSFTDNLPLAHGIGTGPRRTMPLAGTAYQAWFFWDGRKDSLWSQALGPIENPLEHGFSRTLCFMVIHEHYKEPYEQVFGPLPPLTEEDWPLNARPAPEDPTALKAWVTMTPEMRRDVNRVYVNMGKAIAAYVRTIVPGPSRFDRYVEALLKGDEKEMKEALSDAEVRGLRLFIGKAKCLNCHNGPLFTNGDFHDVGLPHGEDRGRADGIPQVLRDEFNCLSPHSDAEPRQCAELRFIDTDTEKYAYTFKTPSLRNVALRPPYMHSGHFSRLVDVLAFYRESASGDTPAGHGPSLEHGALTDEEIRALEAFLHALSGPIEERTPGESPR; the protein is encoded by the coding sequence ATGAGGCGCTCCGCAAAAGGGGTGGCTGTCCTGGCGCTTGCCGCCTGGGCGGTGCTGCTGGCCTCCCGGGCGGTGCAGGCCGGAGAGGCACAGGCGTGGAGCGATGCTCAGGTAGCAACGCTCCGCTCCCTCTGGCTGGGCTCCCTTTCGCCCCTGCCCGACGACCCCTCGAACGCCTATGATACGGACCCCCGGGCGGCCCGCCTGGGCCGCGAGCTTTTCTTCGACACGCGCTTGAGCGGCAACCGGCGGGTCTCCTGCGCCACCTGCCACCGCGCCGACTATTCCTTCACCGACAACCTTCCCCTGGCCCACGGCATAGGCACCGGCCCGCGGCGCACCATGCCGCTTGCGGGGACCGCGTACCAGGCGTGGTTTTTCTGGGACGGCCGGAAGGACAGCCTGTGGTCGCAGGCCCTGGGGCCCATCGAAAACCCCCTGGAGCACGGGTTCAGCCGGACCCTGTGCTTCATGGTCATCCACGAGCACTACAAGGAGCCCTACGAGCAGGTTTTCGGCCCCCTGCCTCCCCTGACCGAGGAGGACTGGCCCCTTAACGCCCGGCCCGCCCCCGAGGACCCCACGGCCCTGAAGGCCTGGGTGACCATGACCCCGGAGATGCGCCGGGACGTAAACCGCGTCTACGTCAACATGGGCAAGGCCATCGCGGCCTACGTCCGGACCATCGTGCCCGGCCCCTCCCGCTTCGACCGGTACGTGGAGGCCCTGCTCAAGGGCGACGAAAAGGAGATGAAGGAGGCCCTCAGCGACGCCGAGGTCAGGGGGCTCCGCCTTTTCATCGGCAAAGCCAAGTGCCTCAATTGCCATAACGGCCCCCTTTTTACGAACGGAGACTTCCACGACGTGGGCCTTCCCCACGGGGAAGACCGGGGGCGCGCCGACGGCATACCGCAGGTGCTGCGGGACGAGTTCAACTGCCTGAGCCCCCATAGCGACGCCGAGCCGCGCCAGTGCGCGGAGCTTCGCTTCATCGATACGGACACGGAGAAATACGCCTACACCTTCAAGACCCCCTCCCTGAGGAACGTGGCCCTGCGCCCGCCCTACATGCACAGCGGGCATTTCAGCCGCCTCGTCGACGTGCTTGCCTTCTACCGGGAATCGGCCAGCGGTGACACCCCGGCCGGGCACGGGCCCAGCCTCGAGCACGGCGCCCTCACCGACGAGGAAATACGGGCCCTGGAGGCCTTTCTGCATGCCCTGAGCGGCCCCATAGAGGAGAGGACGCCCGGGGAGAGCCCTCGTTAA
- the dnaJ gene encoding molecular chaperone DnaJ has translation MARVKDYYDILGVKKDAGPDDIKKAYRKLARKYHPDVNPGDKHAEEKFKEVSEAYAVLGDPKKREEYDNYGKSPFTGAEFQGGVPPFEDIFEFGFGDVFSDIFGGRAGAGTHPGMRVRQGADIAAEVEVSLEEAFSGVTRQMTFAREVSCQACGGTGVESAETCPACKGTGTVQSSKGFFRVAGRCRECGGTGQKVLKTCPACGGQGRTLKTETLNVKIPAGVDTGSMVRLRGKGNDGVGGGPPGDLRLKIKVRPHPVFERKGDDIHMKLPLTFPEAALGAKVDVPTLDGTAKMTVPATTQGNQRFKLTGKGMTRPAGGRGDMYVEAVIVVPRHLDQKAREAVQALSSAYNGDPRKGLRK, from the coding sequence ATGGCACGCGTCAAGGATTACTACGACATACTGGGCGTCAAAAAGGATGCCGGCCCGGACGACATAAAGAAGGCCTACCGGAAGCTCGCCCGGAAGTACCATCCCGACGTCAACCCCGGCGACAAGCACGCCGAGGAAAAGTTCAAGGAGGTCAGCGAGGCCTACGCCGTCCTGGGCGACCCCAAGAAAAGGGAGGAGTACGACAACTACGGCAAGTCGCCCTTCACGGGGGCCGAGTTCCAGGGCGGCGTGCCGCCTTTCGAGGATATCTTCGAGTTCGGTTTCGGGGACGTGTTCTCGGACATCTTCGGCGGGAGGGCAGGCGCCGGGACCCATCCGGGCATGCGCGTGCGCCAGGGGGCGGACATCGCCGCCGAGGTGGAGGTCTCCCTCGAGGAGGCGTTCTCGGGCGTGACCAGGCAGATGACCTTCGCCCGGGAGGTCTCCTGTCAGGCCTGCGGGGGCACGGGCGTGGAGTCCGCGGAGACCTGTCCCGCCTGCAAGGGAACCGGGACGGTCCAGAGCTCCAAGGGGTTTTTCCGCGTGGCCGGCCGTTGCCGGGAGTGTGGGGGGACGGGGCAGAAGGTGCTGAAGACCTGCCCCGCCTGCGGTGGGCAGGGGCGGACCCTGAAGACCGAGACCCTCAACGTCAAGATTCCCGCCGGTGTGGACACCGGCTCCATGGTGCGCCTGAGGGGCAAGGGAAACGACGGCGTGGGCGGCGGCCCCCCGGGGGACCTCCGCCTGAAGATAAAAGTCCGGCCCCATCCCGTCTTCGAGCGCAAGGGCGACGACATCCATATGAAGCTCCCCCTGACCTTCCCCGAGGCCGCCCTGGGGGCCAAGGTGGACGTTCCCACCCTGGACGGCACCGCCAAGATGACGGTGCCGGCGACTACACAGGGCAACCAGCGCTTCAAGCTCACCGGCAAGGGGATGACCAGGCCCGCAGGAGGCCGGGGAGACATGTACGTGGAGGCCGTCATCGTCGTCCCCAGGCATCTTGACCAGAAGGCCAGGGAGGCCGTCCAGGCCCTGAGCAGTGCGTACAACGGGGACCCGAGAAAGGGGTTGAGGAAATGA
- a CDS encoding MerR family transcriptional regulator: MITRDKDRPMYMISVVARMLSVHPQTLRLYEREGFVRPHRQGGQRLYSETDVERLSLILELTRTLGVNKAGVDIILRMRRRLEMLQREVEHMLQGMEESTRSRFEYKLREILLEEERNNENG, translated from the coding sequence ATGATCACCAGGGACAAAGACAGGCCGATGTACATGATAAGCGTCGTCGCCCGGATGCTCAGCGTCCACCCTCAGACCCTCAGGCTGTACGAGCGCGAGGGGTTCGTCCGTCCCCACCGGCAGGGGGGGCAGAGGCTATACTCCGAAACGGACGTCGAGAGGCTCAGCCTCATCCTCGAGCTGACGCGCACCCTCGGGGTCAACAAGGCCGGAGTGGACATCATCCTCCGGATGCGCCGCCGCCTGGAGATGCTGCAGCGGGAGGTGGAGCACATGCTCCAGGGCATGGAGGAGAGCACCCGGAGCAGGTTCGAATACAAGCTCAGGGAAATTCTACTGGAAGAGGAACGGAACAATGAGAATGGATAA
- the clpB gene encoding ATP-dependent chaperone ClpB, translating to MRMDKFTMKSQEAIQEAQGLAERKGNQELRPEHLLMALLEDEEGIAGQILTRLDVDVASLRRDLEQEIDRYPKVSGATPMGQIYASTALKDVLEKAMGHARHLKDEYVSVEHLLWSIAEVGGPGAELLRRYGVDQNGVMEAMQQVRGGQRVTDPNPEDKYQALAKYGRDLTALARQGKLDPVIGRDEEIRRIMQVLSRRTKNNPVLIGDPGVGKTAIAEGLAQRIVAGDVPDSLKDKRVVALDMGALIAGAKYRGEFEDRLKAVLKEIEQAAGRIIVFIDELHTLVGAGAAEGAIDASNMLKPALARGELRCVGATTVDEYRKHIEKDPALERRFQPILITEPSVEDTISILRGLKERYEVHHGVKIKDSALISAAVLSNRYITDRFLPDKAIDLIDEAAARLRIEIDSMPTELDEIARRLRQLEIEKQALLREDSEQPETRGKLEEVEREMADLREQEGALRAQWMSEKEIISRIRELKEAIENTRIESEQAEREGDLTRAAELRYGRLPELQRSLEEENARLQERQKQRKMLKEEVDDEDIAAVVSKWTGIPVSRMLESEVQKLLRMEERLRLRVVGQDEAIEATSNAVRRARAGIQDPQRPIGSFLFLGPTGVGKTELARALAEFLFDDEQAMTRVDMSEYQERHTVSRLVGAPPGYVGYEEGGQLTEAIRRKPYSVVLFDEVEKAHPEVFNILLQLLDDGRLTDGHGRTVDFRNTVVIMTSNIGSAHIQQMLEETRERPAHWAAHGMQDTLRQRIMEDLRGFFKPEFLNRVDEVVIFNPLTRELLRDIVDIQLKRMKTYLTQQGIDMALTDRAKDWLADIGYDPVYGARPLKRHIQREILNPLAMRLLDGTFQKGDLVEVDVEENKAVFTKAAPARAEVS from the coding sequence ATGAGAATGGATAAATTCACCATGAAAAGCCAGGAGGCCATCCAGGAGGCCCAGGGCCTGGCCGAGCGCAAGGGCAACCAGGAACTGCGTCCGGAGCACCTCCTGATGGCTCTCCTTGAGGACGAGGAAGGCATCGCCGGTCAGATCCTCACGCGGCTGGACGTGGACGTCGCCTCCCTCAGGAGGGACCTGGAGCAGGAAATAGACCGCTATCCCAAGGTCTCGGGGGCGACCCCGATGGGGCAGATATACGCCTCCACGGCGCTCAAGGATGTCCTGGAGAAGGCCATGGGCCATGCCCGGCATCTAAAGGACGAGTACGTGAGCGTGGAGCACCTGCTCTGGTCCATCGCCGAGGTGGGCGGACCGGGAGCAGAGCTTCTCAGGCGTTACGGAGTGGACCAGAACGGCGTCATGGAGGCCATGCAGCAGGTGCGGGGAGGGCAGAGGGTGACCGACCCGAACCCCGAGGACAAGTACCAGGCCCTGGCCAAGTACGGCCGCGACCTGACGGCCCTGGCCAGGCAGGGGAAGCTCGACCCGGTCATCGGCAGGGACGAGGAAATTCGCCGCATCATGCAGGTGCTTTCCCGAAGGACCAAGAACAACCCCGTGCTCATCGGCGACCCCGGCGTGGGCAAGACCGCCATCGCCGAGGGGCTGGCCCAAAGAATCGTGGCCGGCGACGTGCCGGACTCCCTCAAGGACAAGCGCGTGGTGGCCCTGGACATGGGGGCCCTCATCGCCGGGGCCAAGTACCGGGGCGAGTTCGAGGACAGGCTGAAGGCCGTCCTGAAAGAGATAGAGCAGGCCGCCGGCAGGATAATCGTCTTCATCGACGAGCTGCACACCCTGGTGGGCGCGGGGGCGGCCGAAGGGGCCATAGACGCCTCCAACATGCTCAAGCCCGCCCTGGCCCGGGGAGAGCTGCGCTGCGTGGGGGCCACCACCGTGGACGAGTACCGCAAGCACATCGAGAAGGACCCGGCCCTGGAGCGGAGGTTTCAGCCCATCCTCATCACCGAGCCCTCGGTGGAGGACACCATATCCATCCTGCGGGGACTGAAGGAGCGCTACGAGGTCCACCACGGCGTCAAGATAAAGGACTCGGCCCTCATCTCGGCCGCCGTCCTGAGCAACCGCTACATTACCGACAGGTTCCTCCCGGACAAGGCCATCGACCTCATCGACGAGGCCGCGGCAAGGCTGAGGATAGAGATAGACAGCATGCCCACGGAGCTTGACGAGATAGCCCGGAGGCTCCGGCAGCTGGAAATCGAAAAGCAGGCCCTCCTCAGGGAGGACTCCGAGCAGCCCGAGACGCGCGGGAAGCTTGAGGAGGTGGAGCGCGAGATGGCGGACCTCAGGGAGCAGGAGGGCGCCCTCAGGGCCCAGTGGATGAGCGAAAAGGAGATAATCTCCCGCATCCGCGAGCTCAAGGAGGCCATCGAGAACACCCGGATAGAGTCCGAGCAGGCCGAGCGCGAGGGCGACCTCACACGGGCCGCCGAGCTTCGCTACGGGAGGCTCCCGGAGCTTCAACGCTCCCTGGAGGAGGAGAACGCGCGCCTCCAGGAGCGGCAGAAGCAGAGAAAGATGCTCAAGGAAGAGGTGGACGACGAGGACATCGCCGCCGTGGTGAGCAAGTGGACCGGGATACCCGTCTCCCGGATGCTGGAGAGCGAGGTGCAGAAGCTCCTGCGCATGGAGGAGCGCCTGCGCCTGCGCGTGGTGGGCCAGGACGAGGCCATCGAGGCCACGAGCAACGCCGTCCGGCGCGCCCGGGCCGGCATCCAGGACCCCCAGCGCCCCATCGGCAGCTTCCTCTTCCTCGGCCCCACCGGCGTGGGCAAGACCGAGCTCGCCCGGGCCCTGGCGGAGTTTCTCTTCGACGACGAGCAGGCCATGACACGCGTAGACATGTCCGAGTACCAGGAGCGCCACACGGTCTCCCGGCTGGTGGGTGCGCCGCCGGGGTACGTGGGCTACGAGGAGGGCGGACAGCTCACCGAGGCCATCCGGAGGAAGCCCTACTCCGTGGTGCTCTTCGACGAGGTGGAGAAGGCCCACCCGGAGGTCTTCAACATCCTCCTTCAGCTCCTGGACGACGGAAGGCTTACCGACGGGCACGGACGCACCGTGGACTTCAGAAACACGGTGGTCATCATGACCAGCAACATCGGAAGCGCGCACATCCAGCAGATGCTGGAGGAAACACGCGAGCGTCCCGCCCACTGGGCCGCCCACGGCATGCAGGACACCCTGAGGCAGCGCATCATGGAGGACCTGCGGGGGTTCTTCAAGCCGGAGTTCCTGAACCGGGTTGACGAGGTGGTCATCTTCAACCCCCTCACCAGGGAGCTCCTGCGGGATATCGTGGACATCCAGCTCAAGAGGATGAAGACCTACCTCACCCAGCAGGGCATAGACATGGCCCTGACCGACAGGGCCAAGGACTGGCTGGCCGACATCGGCTACGACCCCGTCTACGGAGCCCGGCCCCTGAAGCGCCACATCCAGCGGGAGATACTAAACCCCCTGGCCATGCGGCTCCTGGACGGCACCTTCCAGAAGGGCGACCTGGTGGAGGTGGACGTGGAGGAAAACAAGGCCGTCTTCACGAAGGCCGCCCCCGCCCGTGCGGAGGTAAGCTAG
- the holB gene encoding DNA polymerase III subunit delta' has product MGLHHIRGQEDALRVLRGAMRRGRVASTYLFAGEQGVGKRLTAVAFVKALNCLSPSEQDGAPEACGRCASCRKIEAGTHPDFLLIEPEAGLIKVQEIRRLEEALYLRPYEGRWKAVVVDDAEAMNPPAANAFLKTLEEPAPQSLIVLVSSRPGRLPQTVLSRCSRVNFKPLQNSGPSRRAWSFIPTGPSRGITPAAS; this is encoded by the coding sequence ATGGGTTTACACCATATCAGGGGGCAGGAGGACGCCCTCAGGGTCCTGAGGGGCGCCATGCGCCGTGGACGGGTAGCCTCCACGTATCTTTTCGCGGGCGAGCAGGGCGTGGGCAAGCGCCTGACGGCGGTCGCCTTCGTCAAGGCCCTGAACTGCCTGAGCCCCTCCGAGCAGGACGGGGCCCCGGAGGCCTGCGGGCGGTGCGCCTCCTGCCGCAAGATAGAGGCCGGCACACACCCGGATTTTCTCCTCATCGAGCCGGAGGCCGGCCTCATCAAGGTGCAAGAGATACGCCGCCTGGAGGAGGCCCTGTACCTGAGGCCCTACGAGGGCCGGTGGAAGGCCGTGGTGGTGGACGACGCCGAGGCCATGAACCCCCCTGCGGCCAACGCTTTTCTGAAGACCCTGGAGGAGCCTGCCCCGCAGAGCCTCATCGTCCTGGTCTCCTCCCGGCCGGGCCGCCTGCCCCAGACGGTGCTCTCGCGGTGCTCGCGGGTGAACTTCAAGCCCCTGCAAAACTCCGGGCCCTCAAGGAGGGCCTGGTCTTTCATCCCAACAGGGCCGTCACGTGGAATTACGCCGGCAGCATCATGA
- the ricT gene encoding regulatory iron-sulfur-containing complex subunit RicT, which translates to MSENGESIVGIKFEESGKTYCFTARGLQINQGDRVVVESDLGISIGRVVALGAEPPPEGKRELKPVLRKVTEVDLRQEEENEGVRREAFEYCKERIRARGLRMKLLSNEVTLDRRRFIFYFVADSRIDFRELVKDLASKFRTRIELRQIGVRDAARMVGGYGVCGKEFCCKSFLRSFAPISIKMAKQQDLVLNTCKLSGVCGRLMCCLSYEYHSGRDARKKEKAPPPELEAAAREELRELESAAGGVEVLCEEETVPALEDMPGEAASPSPGLPRPEEDGASVQARTLPSGERPPRESRPPAEGAARKPRRRRRRRKPRKGRQ; encoded by the coding sequence ATGTCTGAGAACGGCGAAAGCATAGTCGGCATAAAGTTCGAGGAGTCCGGCAAAACGTACTGCTTCACGGCCCGGGGGCTTCAGATAAACCAGGGAGACAGGGTCGTGGTGGAGTCGGACCTGGGCATCAGCATCGGCCGGGTGGTGGCCCTGGGCGCAGAGCCGCCGCCGGAGGGCAAACGGGAGCTCAAGCCCGTCCTGAGAAAGGTCACCGAGGTGGACCTCAGGCAGGAGGAGGAGAACGAGGGGGTCAGGCGGGAGGCCTTCGAGTACTGCAAGGAGCGCATCCGGGCCCGGGGACTCCGCATGAAGCTCCTGTCCAACGAGGTCACCCTGGACAGGAGGCGGTTCATCTTCTACTTCGTGGCCGACAGCCGCATCGACTTCCGCGAGCTGGTCAAGGACCTGGCCTCCAAGTTCCGCACCCGCATCGAGCTCAGGCAGATAGGGGTGCGCGACGCCGCCCGCATGGTGGGAGGGTACGGCGTTTGCGGCAAGGAGTTCTGCTGCAAGAGCTTCCTGAGGAGCTTCGCCCCCATCTCCATCAAGATGGCCAAGCAGCAGGACCTAGTGCTGAACACCTGCAAGCTCTCCGGCGTCTGCGGCCGCCTCATGTGCTGCCTGAGCTACGAGTACCATAGCGGCCGGGACGCCCGGAAAAAGGAGAAGGCCCCGCCCCCGGAGCTGGAGGCCGCCGCCCGGGAGGAGCTCCGGGAGCTGGAGTCCGCCGCAGGGGGCGTGGAGGTGCTCTGCGAGGAGGAGACCGTCCCGGCCCTGGAGGACATGCCCGGGGAGGCGGCATCCCCGTCTCCGGGCCTTCCCCGGCCGGAGGAGGACGGTGCCTCCGTGCAGGCGAGGACCTTGCCGTCCGGAGAGAGGCCCCCGCGCGAGTCGCGCCCGCCCGCCGAGGGCGCCGCCCGGAAACCCCGGCGCAGACGCAGAAGAAGGAAGCCCCGGAAGGGCAGGCAGTGA